The following are from one region of the Paramagnetospirillum magnetotacticum MS-1 genome:
- a CDS encoding Gfo/Idh/MocA family protein, giving the protein MSIPANNSPVRLALIGAGRWGKNYIRTIAGLPGAALVRLASSNPDNLALVPPGCVIESDWRSVVSAPEVEAVIIATPPATHAEITLAAIASGKAVLVEKPLTLDLAEAEAVAAAAKATGVMVWVEHTQLFNPAWEALKADLTSIGPILAVRSEAGNHGPYRPGGVPMLWDWGAHDVSMVLDLMGRDPDSTSASWAARGEKDGGEAGDVTLTLAFSTVEAHIRLCNTMDKCRRLAVFGEAGTLVMDDRATDKLTLHPPQPDGNWPVGQGHALTVTDEMPLTRAVRLFAGAVRQPEPGPSPLELGLRVVRVLGACS; this is encoded by the coding sequence GTGTCTATACCGGCGAACAATAGCCCCGTCCGCCTCGCCCTGATCGGGGCCGGGCGCTGGGGGAAGAATTACATCCGCACCATCGCCGGGCTGCCCGGCGCGGCGCTGGTGCGGCTGGCCAGTTCCAACCCGGACAACCTTGCCCTGGTGCCGCCCGGTTGCGTGATCGAAAGTGACTGGCGCTCGGTCGTCTCCGCCCCTGAGGTGGAAGCGGTGATCATCGCCACACCCCCCGCCACCCATGCCGAAATCACCCTGGCCGCCATCGCCTCGGGCAAGGCGGTGCTGGTGGAAAAGCCTCTGACACTGGATCTGGCCGAAGCCGAGGCCGTTGCCGCCGCCGCCAAGGCCACGGGCGTGATGGTCTGGGTCGAGCATACCCAGCTGTTCAATCCGGCCTGGGAAGCGCTGAAGGCCGATCTTACCTCCATCGGCCCCATCCTGGCCGTCCGCTCGGAAGCGGGCAATCACGGCCCTTATCGGCCGGGCGGCGTTCCCATGTTATGGGATTGGGGGGCGCATGACGTTTCCATGGTGCTGGACCTGATGGGCCGCGATCCAGATTCCACCTCCGCCAGTTGGGCGGCACGGGGCGAGAAAGACGGCGGCGAGGCCGGAGACGTCACCCTGACTCTGGCATTCAGCACCGTAGAAGCGCATATCCGCCTGTGCAATACCATGGATAAGTGCCGCCGCTTGGCGGTATTCGGCGAGGCCGGAACTCTGGTCATGGACGACCGGGCGACGGACAAGCTCACCCTCCATCCTCCGCAACCGGACGGGAATTGGCCCGTCGGGCAGGGCCATGCGCTGACGGTGACAGACGAGATGCCGCTGACCCGCGCCGTCCGCCTGTTCGCCGGGGCCGTGCGCCAGCCAGAGCCGGGGCCGAGCCCGCTGGAATTAGGCCTTCGGGTGGTCAGGGTTTTGGGGGCTTGCAGCTAG
- a CDS encoding UDP-glucuronic acid decarboxylase family protein: MSYGRKRVLVTGGAGFLGSHLCERLLAENCDVLCVDNFFTGTKENIAHLIGNPYFELIRHDVTFPLYVEVDEIFNLACPASPIHYQRDPVQTTKTSVHGAINMLGLAKRVGAKIFQASTSEVYGDPEVHPQPEDYRGSVNTIGPRACYDEGKRCAETLFFDYWRQHALRIKVARIFNTYGPRMHPNDGRVVSNFIVQALEGRDITIYGDGSQTRSFCFCSDLIEGFIRLMNSGDDVTGPINLGNPGEFTMLELAETVLRLTGSKSKLVFMPLPADDPKQRQPNITLAKQVLGWQPTIPLEEGLARTIAYFRERVGH, from the coding sequence ATGAGCTATGGTCGCAAGCGGGTACTGGTGACGGGCGGAGCCGGATTCCTGGGATCGCATCTGTGCGAACGCCTGCTGGCCGAAAATTGCGACGTCTTGTGCGTGGACAACTTCTTCACCGGCACGAAGGAGAATATCGCGCATCTGATCGGCAATCCCTATTTCGAGCTGATCCGCCACGACGTCACCTTCCCGCTTTATGTGGAGGTGGACGAGATCTTCAATCTGGCCTGTCCGGCGTCGCCCATCCACTATCAGCGCGATCCCGTCCAGACCACCAAGACCTCCGTGCACGGCGCCATAAACATGCTGGGCCTGGCCAAGCGCGTCGGCGCCAAGATTTTCCAGGCCTCCACCTCCGAGGTCTATGGCGACCCGGAAGTCCATCCCCAGCCCGAGGATTACCGCGGCTCCGTCAACACGATCGGCCCGCGCGCCTGCTATGACGAAGGCAAGCGCTGCGCCGAGACCTTGTTCTTCGACTACTGGCGCCAGCATGCCTTGCGCATCAAGGTGGCCCGCATCTTCAACACCTATGGCCCGCGCATGCATCCCAATGACGGGCGCGTCGTGTCCAACTTCATCGTCCAGGCCCTGGAAGGCCGCGACATTACCATCTATGGCGATGGCAGCCAGACCCGCTCGTTCTGCTTCTGCTCCGACCTGATCGAGGGCTTCATCCGCCTGATGAATTCGGGCGACGACGTCACCGGCCCCATCAATCTGGGCAATCCCGGCGAGTTCACCATGCTGGAACTGGCCGAGACGGTGCTGCGCCTGACCGGTTCCAAGTCCAAGCTGGTCTTCATGCCCCTGCCCGCCGACGATCCGAAGCAGCGTCAGCCCAACATCACCCTGGCGAAGCAGGTGCTGGGCTGGCAGCCGACCATTCCTCTCGAAGAGGGTTTGGCACGGACCATCGCCTATTTCCGCGAGCGTGTCGGCCACTGA
- a CDS encoding lipid II:glycine glycyltransferase FemX produces the protein MSPVVTWDGMTREEWETAFASAGRSTLVQSWAYGEAKRAEGGWVPRRAVISQEGKLVALAQVLEKRIGGLVRVGRLNRGPVWLAELSLDQKLAVIAALRSPWRVWRLGALSLAPELSEGSAVPGFFARKADHWCSAWVDLSFGAEVLRKRLDGKWRNMLNASERAGLTIEASPDLLPWMLDRYRSLLAERGFGATPPELVQALADQAFRPDDLLVLRAVAESGEAVAGILTARHGDAATYLIGWNGDEGRKRKANNALLWAAMVELPRRGVRFLDLGGIDDRLTPGIAAFKRGINGEEYRLAGEFLSA, from the coding sequence ATGAGCCCGGTCGTTACCTGGGACGGCATGACCCGCGAGGAGTGGGAAACCGCCTTCGCGTCCGCCGGGCGTTCCACCCTGGTGCAAAGCTGGGCCTATGGTGAGGCCAAGCGCGCCGAGGGCGGCTGGGTGCCGCGCCGTGCCGTGATTTCCCAGGAGGGCAAGCTGGTGGCTCTGGCCCAGGTGCTGGAAAAGCGGATCGGCGGCCTCGTGCGGGTGGGACGGCTCAACCGGGGGCCGGTCTGGCTGGCGGAACTGTCTCTCGACCAGAAACTGGCGGTGATCGCCGCCCTGCGCTCCCCCTGGCGGGTCTGGCGGCTGGGGGCCTTGTCCCTGGCTCCCGAACTGTCCGAGGGCAGTGCCGTGCCCGGCTTTTTCGCCCGCAAGGCCGATCATTGGTGCTCGGCCTGGGTGGATCTGTCCTTTGGGGCGGAAGTCTTGCGCAAGCGGTTGGACGGCAAGTGGCGCAACATGCTGAACGCTTCGGAGCGGGCCGGGCTGACCATCGAGGCCTCGCCCGATCTGCTGCCCTGGATGTTGGATCGTTACCGCTCCTTGCTGGCCGAGCGCGGCTTCGGCGCCACGCCGCCCGAGCTGGTTCAGGCCCTGGCCGATCAGGCTTTCCGTCCCGACGATCTGCTGGTGCTGCGTGCCGTTGCCGAGAGCGGAGAGGCGGTGGCCGGCATTCTGACCGCCCGCCACGGCGATGCCGCCACCTATCTGATCGGCTGGAACGGCGACGAGGGGCGCAAGCGCAAGGCCAACAACGCCCTGTTATGGGCCGCCATGGTGGAATTGCCCCGCCGCGGCGTGCGGTTCCTCGATCTGGGTGGCATCGACGACCGCCTGACGCCCGGCATCGCCGCCTTCAAGCGCGGCATCAACGGCGAGGAATACCGGCTGGCAGGCGAATTTCTATCGGCCTGA
- a CDS encoding DegT/DnrJ/EryC1/StrS family aminotransferase: MITTAPLPCWSHLLRALWADPVGNVSPWLRPWDTGWVMGRSAWSLAAVAQAVAKAKGRAPRVLLPGWICNQSLWPLRQLGAELVFLPVGIDGHVEWRKAPALGPVDMVVVVHSFGRPAPLAEARALADKHGALLVEDAAHALAPVPGIGEAGDVVLYSPHKLLALPDGAVVVVRPRAEEDWAAEIFAARADSPQHAGKWLARRLIQKLLPDGLRPLLPQGGQVDFLSDPSSGALPPPCRPTALSRRLMGSADLTEEAKRRKANFAALARLAPAWFEPGEAAPYRFVFAPERPAEVYARIRAARLPVESWPDLPPEVMADPGHAEGAVALRRSLLLLPVHGALESAALARAYAKVLS, from the coding sequence ATGATCACCACCGCGCCCCTGCCCTGTTGGAGTCATCTGCTCCGCGCCCTGTGGGCCGACCCGGTGGGCAATGTGTCGCCCTGGCTGCGACCTTGGGATACGGGTTGGGTCATGGGGCGCTCGGCTTGGTCCCTGGCCGCCGTCGCCCAGGCCGTGGCCAAGGCCAAGGGCCGCGCGCCGAGGGTGCTGCTGCCCGGCTGGATCTGCAACCAGTCCCTCTGGCCCTTGCGGCAGTTGGGGGCCGAACTGGTCTTCCTGCCGGTCGGCATCGACGGCCATGTGGAATGGCGCAAGGCCCCCGCTCTGGGGCCGGTGGATATGGTGGTGGTGGTCCACAGCTTTGGCCGTCCCGCGCCCCTGGCCGAAGCCCGCGCCTTGGCCGATAAACACGGCGCCTTGCTGGTGGAGGATGCCGCCCATGCCCTGGCGCCGGTGCCGGGTATCGGCGAGGCGGGCGACGTCGTTCTTTATTCCCCTCACAAGCTGCTGGCCCTGCCCGATGGCGCGGTGGTGGTGGTGCGCCCACGCGCCGAGGAGGATTGGGCGGCGGAGATCTTCGCCGCCCGGGCGGACTCGCCCCAGCATGCCGGGAAATGGCTGGCGCGGCGTCTGATCCAGAAGCTTCTGCCCGATGGCTTGCGCCCTCTCCTGCCCCAGGGCGGACAGGTGGACTTCCTCTCCGACCCGTCCAGCGGAGCGCTGCCACCGCCCTGCCGTCCGACCGCCTTGTCGCGGCGCCTGATGGGCTCGGCCGATCTGACTGAGGAGGCTAAGCGGCGCAAGGCCAATTTCGCCGCCCTGGCCAGACTGGCGCCTGCCTGGTTCGAACCGGGTGAGGCGGCCCCCTACCGTTTCGTCTTCGCCCCCGAACGGCCTGCAGAGGTCTATGCCCGCATCCGCGCCGCCCGTCTGCCGGTGGAAAGCTGGCCCGACCTGCCGCCCGAGGTGATGGCCGATCCGGGTCATGCCGAAGGCGCCGTGGCCTTGCGGCGCTCGCTGCTGCTGTTGCCGGTGCACGGGGCGTTGGAGTCCGCCGCCTTGGCGCGCGCCTATGCCAAGGTGCTGTCATGA
- the asnB gene encoding asparagine synthase (glutamine-hydrolyzing), with protein MCGIAGLSAARPEILDEMVRRLAHRGPDGHGTFVCERTGFGLAHARLAVIDLTEGGRQPMHSPCGRWTIAFNGEIYNHAELRLELEGRGHTFRSSSDTEVLLALLAEKGEAALERLVGMFALALLDRADGSVLLARDRVGIKPLVWAGLPGGGLAFASEIKALKAVPGVDLSLDREALSQFLACLYVPAPYSIHAGIRKLAPGHLLRWKPGAAPEIACWWRPAFTAERALSVDDATEELMPALRDAVRSCMVADVPVGCFLSGGIDSSVIAALMAEARREQGASAPASFTMTFDEAAYDERVAARAVSDHVGTLHTELPASARLVDGLERMIAAFGEPFGNPTALLIGDLSAKARQHVTVALVGDGGDEVFGGYPRYQGGLLAAKWRKIPAFLRNGLIEPIVALLPESTSGRHTWRRIREFVAGAGLSDAEMYASWVEYFDPAQRRALLGGGTPPRPVADIYRATGRVHPLDAMQETDLLSFLPGNLMAYGDAMSMMHALELRLPLLDHRLIERVQAISAATRFQAGKKTLLKAAARRLLPAEIVDRPKLGFNPPMGLWLKNELAPMVAERLIPARMADLGLEWKGVEALLAEHRAGRRDLSLPVWALLVLERWQGLEASA; from the coding sequence ATGTGCGGCATAGCCGGCCTGTCGGCGGCCAGGCCGGAGATCCTGGATGAGATGGTCCGCCGCCTCGCCCATCGCGGCCCCGACGGCCACGGTACTTTCGTGTGCGAGCGCACCGGATTCGGCCTCGCCCATGCCCGGCTGGCGGTGATCGACCTGACCGAGGGCGGACGCCAGCCCATGCATTCGCCCTGCGGCCGCTGGACCATCGCCTTCAACGGCGAGATCTACAACCACGCCGAACTACGTTTGGAGTTGGAAGGGCGCGGCCACACTTTCCGCTCGTCCAGCGATACCGAGGTGTTGCTGGCCCTGCTGGCGGAAAAGGGTGAGGCGGCGCTGGAGCGGCTGGTGGGCATGTTCGCTCTGGCGCTGTTGGATCGTGCCGACGGCTCGGTGCTGCTGGCCCGCGACCGGGTGGGGATCAAGCCCCTGGTCTGGGCCGGGCTGCCCGGCGGCGGGCTGGCCTTCGCCTCGGAGATCAAGGCGCTGAAGGCGGTGCCGGGTGTCGACCTTTCCCTCGACCGCGAAGCCCTGTCCCAGTTTCTGGCCTGCCTCTATGTCCCGGCGCCCTATTCCATCCATGCCGGAATCCGCAAACTGGCGCCCGGCCATCTGCTGCGCTGGAAGCCGGGTGCCGCGCCCGAGATCGCCTGCTGGTGGCGGCCCGCCTTTACGGCGGAGCGGGCGCTGTCGGTGGACGACGCCACCGAGGAACTGATGCCCGCCCTGCGGGACGCGGTGCGGTCCTGCATGGTGGCCGATGTGCCGGTGGGCTGCTTTTTGTCGGGTGGCATCGATTCCTCGGTGATCGCCGCCCTGATGGCCGAGGCGCGCCGCGAGCAAGGCGCTTCGGCGCCGGCCAGCTTCACCATGACCTTCGATGAAGCCGCTTATGACGAGCGCGTAGCGGCCCGCGCCGTCTCTGATCATGTGGGAACGCTCCATACCGAGCTTCCCGCCTCGGCCCGGCTGGTGGATGGGCTGGAGCGCATGATCGCCGCCTTCGGCGAGCCCTTCGGCAACCCCACCGCCCTGCTGATCGGCGATCTGTCGGCCAAGGCCCGCCAACACGTCACCGTGGCCCTGGTGGGCGATGGCGGCGACGAGGTGTTCGGCGGCTATCCCCGCTATCAGGGCGGGTTGCTGGCGGCCAAATGGCGCAAGATTCCGGCTTTCCTGCGCAATGGACTGATCGAGCCCATTGTGGCGCTGTTGCCGGAAAGCACGTCGGGCCGCCACACTTGGCGGCGCATCCGCGAATTCGTGGCCGGAGCCGGGCTGTCCGACGCCGAGATGTATGCCTCCTGGGTGGAGTATTTCGATCCCGCCCAGCGCCGCGCCCTCTTGGGGGGAGGCACGCCGCCCCGGCCCGTGGCCGACATCTACCGCGCCACCGGGCGGGTCCATCCCCTGGACGCCATGCAGGAGACGGATCTTCTGTCTTTCCTGCCCGGCAATCTCATGGCCTATGGCGATGCCATGAGCATGATGCATGCCCTGGAGCTGCGCCTGCCGCTGCTGGACCACCGCCTGATCGAGCGGGTTCAGGCCATCAGCGCCGCCACCCGTTTCCAGGCGGGCAAGAAGACCCTGCTGAAGGCGGCGGCGCGGCGTCTGCTGCCCGCCGAGATCGTCGACCGGCCTAAGCTGGGCTTCAACCCGCCCATGGGGTTGTGGCTGAAGAACGAACTGGCCCCTATGGTGGCCGAGCGCCTCATTCCCGCCCGCATGGCCGATCTCGGCCTGGAGTGGAAAGGGGTCGAGGCCTTGCTGGCCGAACACCGGGCCGGGCGGCGTGACCTATCGCTGCCGGTCTGGGCGCTGCTGGTGCTGGAACGCTGGCAAGGATTGGAGGCGTCGGCATGA
- the asnB gene encoding asparagine synthase (glutamine-hydrolyzing) — MCGLAGLFLPRHAALAEADIAAMLRVMRHRGPDGTGIHLSDDRRFQAGFTRLAIIDLATGDQPLVRNGGETVLLGNGEVYNYRELRAELAAKGHTFLTQGDMEAALESFMAKGRDFVHDLNGMYALAILERDDHRLTLVLDRLGIKPLYWARLGNGGILFASEIKALFASGLLRPLVDEVSVAAYLAHGYVPAPATLYKGVSKLPPGSIMSVDASGEVQIERYWRAAAATDLPGDEAGIRAHLVSILDDAVGLQLRSDVPVGAMLSGGLDSGLLVALAARRLDRPLKTYTVRFLGARVDETPLAAQVAERYGTDHTVFELETGSAAQLLPRLVWHADEPLADASLLPNHLINEVIGKETRVVLNGTGGDELFGGYGRYFQLPVEARWLRLPRPLRKAAEAMIGLGNPFLAWQLARAEKFGRDRGGYLHDHCALFPPPMAKLLGCTLPWPIPAQAAFADEYAGPLDSAALYAELNTYLPEDLLTLLDRTTMAHSVEGRVPLLDHRMVEAALAVPPHIRNPGGRQKALERAIAAEYLPDSLLSAPKQGFASPVPAWFESGGLAPLARRLLTSRRALERGWWSREGVERLLAQPGRHAFRLYSLLVLELTVRIHVEGAFAEAPAFGLAEMAEGEDAPCAA; from the coding sequence ATGTGCGGCCTCGCCGGACTGTTTCTGCCCCGTCATGCGGCGCTCGCCGAGGCCGACATTGCCGCCATGCTACGGGTGATGCGCCATCGCGGCCCCGACGGGACGGGCATCCATCTTTCTGACGATCGCCGCTTCCAGGCGGGATTTACCCGGCTGGCCATCATTGATCTGGCTACCGGCGACCAGCCGCTGGTCAGGAATGGCGGCGAGACCGTGCTGCTGGGCAATGGCGAGGTCTATAACTACCGCGAATTGCGCGCCGAACTGGCCGCCAAGGGCCACACGTTCCTCACCCAGGGCGACATGGAAGCCGCGCTGGAAAGCTTCATGGCCAAGGGCCGCGACTTCGTCCATGACCTCAACGGCATGTATGCCCTGGCCATCCTTGAGCGCGACGACCATCGTCTGACCCTGGTGCTCGACCGCTTAGGCATCAAGCCGCTCTATTGGGCGCGCCTGGGCAATGGCGGGATCCTGTTCGCCTCGGAGATCAAGGCGCTGTTCGCCTCGGGCCTGCTGCGGCCCCTGGTAGACGAGGTATCGGTGGCCGCCTATCTCGCCCATGGCTATGTTCCGGCGCCCGCCACGCTTTACAAGGGCGTTTCCAAGCTGCCGCCCGGCTCGATCATGAGCGTGGACGCGAGCGGCGAGGTGCAAATCGAACGCTATTGGCGCGCCGCCGCCGCCACGGATCTTCCCGGCGACGAGGCGGGCATCCGCGCCCATCTGGTCAGCATCCTCGACGATGCGGTGGGGCTGCAATTGCGTTCGGACGTGCCGGTGGGGGCCATGCTGTCGGGCGGCCTGGATTCCGGCCTGCTGGTGGCTCTGGCGGCCCGGCGTCTGGATCGGCCACTCAAGACCTATACGGTACGTTTCCTGGGCGCTCGGGTGGACGAGACGCCGCTGGCCGCCCAGGTGGCTGAGCGCTACGGCACCGACCACACCGTGTTCGAGCTGGAAACCGGCAGCGCGGCCCAGTTACTGCCCCGGCTGGTCTGGCATGCGGACGAGCCCCTGGCCGACGCCTCGCTGTTGCCCAATCACCTGATCAATGAGGTGATCGGCAAGGAAACTCGGGTGGTGCTGAATGGCACCGGCGGCGACGAGCTGTTCGGCGGCTATGGCCGCTATTTCCAATTGCCGGTGGAGGCCCGCTGGCTGAGGCTGCCACGCCCCTTGCGCAAGGCGGCCGAAGCCATGATCGGCCTGGGCAACCCCTTCCTGGCCTGGCAACTGGCCCGCGCCGAAAAGTTCGGGCGCGATAGGGGCGGCTATCTCCACGACCATTGCGCCCTGTTCCCGCCGCCCATGGCCAAGCTGCTGGGCTGTACTCTGCCTTGGCCCATCCCGGCGCAAGCCGCCTTCGCCGACGAGTATGCCGGGCCTCTGGACAGCGCCGCGCTTTATGCCGAGCTGAACACCTATTTGCCGGAAGACCTGCTGACCCTTCTGGACCGAACCACCATGGCCCATTCGGTGGAAGGCCGGGTGCCGTTGCTGGATCACCGCATGGTGGAGGCGGCCTTGGCCGTGCCGCCCCATATCCGCAATCCCGGCGGGCGGCAAAAGGCGCTGGAGCGGGCCATCGCCGCCGAATATCTGCCCGATTCGCTGCTCTCGGCGCCCAAGCAGGGCTTCGCCTCGCCGGTGCCCGCCTGGTTCGAGAGTGGTGGGCTGGCGCCCCTGGCGCGGCGTCTGCTGACCTCGCGCCGGGCTCTTGAGCGCGGCTGGTGGAGCCGAGAGGGTGTCGAGCGCCTGCTGGCCCAGCCCGGTCGCCATGCCTTCCGCCTGTACTCGTTGCTGGTGCTGGAACTGACCGTGCGCATCCATGTGGAAGGCGCCTTCGCCGAGGCCCCCGCTTTCGGTCTGGCCGAGATGGCCGAGGGGGAGGATGCGCCATGTGCGGCATAG
- a CDS encoding phosphoglycerate dehydrogenase, translating to MKIAVASRSFSKHPVLRAELLERFSDATFNDAGVSLSGEALVAFLDGHDGAITALERLDGPLFDALPRLKLIGKYGVGLDMLDLEAMRSRGVRLGWTGGVNRRSVSELVICMAIALLRHVPKGNLEVRAGGWRQLQGRHLSERTVGIIGCGHIGKDLTLLLKAFGCRVLAHDIRDFSEFYAAHGVEKVGLEDLLAQADVVTLHLPFDATTANILSAERLALMRPDAVLINCARGGLVDEAALKAMLTEGRLAAAGLDVFNGEPPTDRELLNLPNFLATPHIGGSAEEAVLAMGRAAIAGLSQAEIPEAGSEVWRAAGLA from the coding sequence ATGAAGATTGCCGTGGCCTCCCGCTCGTTCTCCAAGCATCCGGTGCTGCGCGCCGAGTTGTTGGAGCGCTTTTCCGACGCGACCTTCAATGACGCCGGCGTCAGCCTGTCGGGCGAGGCGCTTGTCGCCTTCCTTGATGGTCACGACGGCGCCATTACCGCGCTGGAGCGCCTGGACGGCCCCCTATTCGATGCTTTGCCGCGTCTCAAGCTGATTGGCAAATACGGGGTGGGCCTCGACATGCTCGATCTCGAAGCCATGAGAAGCCGGGGTGTTCGTCTGGGCTGGACGGGAGGCGTCAACCGGCGCTCGGTGTCGGAGTTGGTGATCTGCATGGCCATAGCCCTGCTGCGCCATGTGCCCAAGGGCAATCTGGAGGTTCGGGCCGGTGGTTGGCGCCAGTTGCAGGGCCGCCATCTCTCGGAGCGAACGGTCGGTATCATCGGCTGCGGCCATATCGGCAAGGATCTGACTTTGCTGCTGAAGGCGTTCGGCTGCCGGGTGCTGGCTCATGATATCCGCGATTTCTCCGAATTCTATGCCGCCCACGGGGTGGAAAAGGTGGGGCTGGAGGATCTGCTGGCCCAGGCCGACGTGGTAACCCTGCATCTGCCCTTCGACGCGACCACGGCCAATATCTTGTCGGCCGAGCGACTTGCCCTCATGCGCCCCGATGCCGTGCTGATCAATTGCGCCCGGGGTGGACTGGTGGACGAGGCGGCTTTGAAGGCCATGCTGACCGAGGGCAGGCTGGCCGCGGCCGGGCTCGACGTTTTCAATGGCGAGCCCCCTACCGACCGCGAATTGTTGAATTTGCCCAACTTCCTGGCCACGCCCCATATCGGTGGCAGCGCCGAGGAGGCGGTTCTGGCCATGGGCCGCGCCGCCATCGCCGGATTGTCCCAGGCCGAAATCCCCGAGGCGGGTTCAGAGGTTTGGCGGGCGGCGGGGTTGGCCTGA
- the gph gene encoding phosphoglycolate phosphatase (PGP is an essential enzyme in the glycolate salvage pathway in higher organisms (photorespiration in plants). Phosphoglycolate results from the oxidase activity of RubisCO in the Calvin cycle when concentrations of carbon dioxide are low relative to oxygen. This enzyme is a member of the Haloacid Dehalogenase (HAD) superfamily of aspartate-nucleophile hydrolase enzymes (PF00702).), whose translation MALAVVFDLDGTLIDSAPDVRAALNRLLAEEGRPQLTLPQVQELVGEGARPLIERAWAATGESAAADAVSGLIERYLGHYRAHPADHTHIYDGVVALLEGLRAQGALLGICTNKPSGMTGIVLDALDLTRHFRAVVGGDHPRRKPDGDHILETLRRMDAKPEDAVYVGDSITDVQAARHAGIPVVAVDWGYARMPVEKLRADRLISHFRDLTAAIGELRP comes from the coding sequence ATGGCGCTGGCCGTCGTCTTCGACCTGGATGGAACCCTGATCGACAGCGCTCCCGATGTGCGCGCCGCCCTGAACCGCTTGCTGGCGGAGGAGGGGCGGCCGCAATTGACGCTTCCCCAGGTCCAGGAATTGGTGGGGGAGGGTGCCAGGCCCTTGATCGAACGCGCCTGGGCCGCCACCGGCGAATCGGCGGCGGCGGATGCTGTGTCCGGGCTAATCGAGCGTTATCTCGGCCATTACCGCGCCCATCCCGCCGATCATACCCATATCTATGACGGCGTGGTCGCCTTGCTGGAGGGGCTGCGGGCCCAGGGTGCCCTGTTGGGCATCTGCACCAACAAGCCCAGCGGCATGACCGGCATCGTTCTGGACGCACTCGATCTTACCCGGCATTTCCGGGCGGTGGTCGGCGGCGACCACCCCCGGCGCAAGCCCGACGGCGATCATATCCTCGAGACATTGCGGCGGATGGATGCGAAGCCTGAAGACGCCGTCTATGTGGGCGATTCCATCACCGACGTCCAGGCGGCCCGCCATGCAGGCATTCCAGTGGTGGCGGTGGACTGGGGCTATGCCCGCATGCCTGTGGAGAAGTTGAGAGCGGACAGGCTGATCAGCCATTTCCGCGACCTGACGGCCGCTATTGGGGAGTTGCGCCCATGA
- a CDS encoding 3-deoxy-manno-octulosonate cytidylyltransferase, whose product MTRIVGLVPARMAASRFPGKPLFPLCGRPMLEHCFLRGRMFPHWDALAVCTCDAEIRDFAVSKGWPVIWTKDTHTRALDRVAEAAGKCGIELADDDIVVCVQGDEPMLHPDMIKAVVAPFSQEPEVKGTMLGVHITDEAMWRNPDIVKIISDLKGNVLYTSRAPIPYAKTFSPELGARRVGGIFAFRWAALRWFTETPESPLEKKESCDSNRIPDNGWFQRLAPYPAVTYYSVDSPADAGLVEAAMKADPLWGKY is encoded by the coding sequence ATGACCCGCATCGTCGGCCTCGTCCCTGCCCGTATGGCGGCCAGCCGTTTTCCCGGAAAGCCGCTGTTTCCCCTGTGTGGGCGGCCCATGCTGGAACATTGCTTCCTCAGGGGCCGGATGTTTCCCCATTGGGACGCCCTGGCGGTGTGCACCTGTGATGCCGAGATCAGGGACTTCGCCGTATCCAAGGGCTGGCCGGTAATCTGGACCAAGGACACCCATACCAGGGCTCTCGACCGCGTGGCCGAGGCCGCTGGCAAATGCGGCATCGAGCTTGCCGATGACGACATCGTGGTCTGCGTCCAGGGCGACGAGCCCATGCTGCATCCCGACATGATCAAGGCGGTGGTGGCGCCGTTCAGTCAGGAGCCGGAGGTCAAGGGCACCATGCTGGGCGTGCACATCACCGACGAGGCCATGTGGCGGAACCCGGATATCGTTAAGATCATCTCCGACCTGAAGGGCAACGTGCTCTACACGTCGCGGGCGCCGATCCCCTACGCCAAGACCTTTTCCCCTGAACTTGGGGCACGCCGGGTGGGCGGCATCTTCGCATTTCGCTGGGCGGCGCTGCGCTGGTTCACCGAGACGCCGGAATCGCCGTTGGAGAAAAAGGAATCCTGCGATTCCAACCGCATTCCTGATAATGGCTGGTTCCAGCGCCTGGCCCCTTATCCGGCGGTGACCTACTATTCTGTGGACAGCCCCGCCGATGCCGGACTGGTGGAAGCGGCCATGAAGGCCGATCCCCTGTGGGGCAAGTATTAG